A stretch of DNA from Triticum urartu cultivar G1812 unplaced genomic scaffold, Tu2.1 TuUngrouped_contig_6488, whole genome shotgun sequence:
ATCTCCCTGAGCTGCTCCTTGGAGTGGCTTTCTGCGCCTATGCTCCCGAAGCAGAGGAACACCACGCTGCGGTCCGGTTGGCCGTCTAGCCAGACAAGGCACTCGTGCCGCTCTTTTGCCTCGGCGATGGCACCGACAAACGGACCGACGCAGTACACCGGAGGCAAAACCCGACCGAGGACACACCGTGGATCCCTGAGAGCCGCCACCCCCCGAGCCTCCAACGACTCGAACGTGTTCACCAGCGTGCCATTGGCCTCCATGATCCAGCACAGGGAGCCCATGGTCGTCTTGTACGTCTCGCTCTCCGGGTCCTCGAGCATTTCGGCCAATAGGTGCGAAGCCGGCATGGGTGGAAGGCTGAAGAGCTCGTGAGGGCTGTCTCCTAGCTCCCCGAAGTTCTCCCCGCCATGTGGAAGGTAAAGTTTCTTTGTAGGTCGAGCTACATGAAACCTCTTATCTTCAACCCTCCAACATTGCTTTGAGATCCGTATTCTTCAACTAACTTACAACAAGAAGATTTTTTTTCTCTCAAATGAAATAACATATAGACTTCAAACTTTCCAGATCAAACAAACTTTACAACTTCAATGTGTGAAAAAACTTTCAGATTTTTTGGACCGACATAAATATACAAAATGAGAATTTTCTTGATTAAAAAAAatttagcatttaaaatgcaTGAAAAAATCTGAAAGTTTTTCCCCACATAGTAATTAGAATGTTTCATTGTCCTGCAAAGTTTGAAGTTTATACGTTGTTTCGTTTGAGAGAAACAAAAATAACAAATGTATCTGCACGGATCCTGATGCAAAAATGGATGGCTAAGATAAGGGGTACCACGTAGCTCGAGCTACACAAAACCGCACTCCATGTGGAAATGGAAGGAGCGTAGGAAGCTGGGAGAAGGCGGCGAGGATGGAGGCGCTGCTGGTGAACAAGTTGTAGCAGCGGATCCCGAGCCTCTTTGCGACCACAACCGCCTCGCTAGACAACGAGTCGACGACCATGGCGTGAGGACGCATGGAAGAGAGGAACTCGTGGAGGCGCTCGTTGTAGCGGCGCAGGAGGTCGAGGTACCTGGGGATGAAGTGTATGTCCAGGGTTAGTTTGAGCGGGTCCTCCACACCTGGGAGGGTGTGGAAGCTGACGGACGGCATGGAGGCGGCGACGCGGGCGACGACGGCGCTGAAGATGGTGTCTTCCATGACGCCGAGATCGATGAGCGCGACGGAGACAGCGTAGCCGTGCTCGGGGAGCTGGGCGGCGAGCTGCATCGTCGGGACAAAGTGGCTCACGGCGAGGCCGGGGGACAGAACGACCGTCTTCTCCCTGGGCTAGCAGAACGACCGTCTTCTCCATGGGCTAGCTGTAACGCTGAGGCTGGGAGGATA
This window harbors:
- the LOC125530683 gene encoding anthocyanidin 5,3-O-glucosyltransferase-like, translating into PREKTVVLSPGLAVSHFVPTMQLAAQLPEHGYAVSVALIDLGVMEDTIFSAVVARVAASMPSVSFHTLPGVEDPLKLTLDIHFIPRYLDLLRRYNERLHEFLSSMRPHAMVVDSLSSEAVVVAKRLGIRCYNLFTSSASILAAFSQLPTLLPFPHGNFGELGDSPHELFSLPPMPASHLLAEMLEDPESETYKTTMGSLCWIMEANGTLVNTFESLEARGVAALRDPRCVLGRVLPPVYCVGPFVGAIAEAKERHECLVWLDGQPDRSVVFLCFGSIGAESHSKEQLREIAIGLEKSGHRFLWVVRAPVNDMEKPFNPSADPDLDTLLADGFMERTSGRGLVVKLWAPQLDVLRHRATGAFVTHCGWNSVLESVTAGVPMLCWPLYAEQKMNKIFMVGDMGIAVEMIGWQQGLVKADEVEGKVRLVMESEEGRELSARVEAHKKGAAAAHNNGGSSRLAFAQFLADVASLQDRARTGEGIPMGLSDA